A region of the Nocardia nova SH22a genome:
GGGAATCGTCGACCGAGTGGTACACCGGGATCGGGGTCGCGGAATCGGTCGCCGATGTTCACGACGCCATCTCCTCGGGTTCCTGGGTCGACGGCGGGTTGTCGGTGGTCGACGCCGGTACCGAAGTCGTGTCCATGGTCGTCGACCCGATCGGCACCCTCGCCTCCTACGGCGTCGGCTGGCTGATGGAACACGTCCAGCCGCTGCAGGACGCACTGGACTGGATCGCCGGCGACCCCGACGCCGTCACCGCCTACGCCAAAACCTGGGAAAACGTCTCCACCCACATCAACCAGGTCGCCGACCAGCACAACAAGCACGTCACCACCGACGTGGCGGATTGGACCGGATCCGCGGGCGACGCCTATCGCGCCCACGCCACCGAAACCAACACCCTGCTCACCGCGGCCTCCAACGCCGCCTCGACCGCATCCACCGCGATCGCGATGGCGGGCGGAGTCGTGTCGTTCGTCCGCCAGACGGTGCGGGATCTGATCGCGCAAGCTGTCGGCCGGCTGGCGGCGTGGGCTGCGGAGGAAGTGTGCACTCTCGGTGTCGCGACCCCACTCGTGGCCGCGCAGGCCGGCACATTCGTCGCGAAAGTGTTGTCCACGATCGCGAAACTGTTCCGCAGACTGTCGGCCACCTTCAAGAAGCTCACTCCCCTGCTCCACAAGTTGAAGGGGTCGTGGGAAGACATCATCAAGGCGCTCAGGCGCGGCCGCGGCGGCGATCTCCCGTCCACCAGCAAGCCCCACACCACAACCCATCCGACCTCACACAAACCCGATACCCACGGCAAACCGACCCACCACGACGACGGCGCCGACACCCACACCACCTCCCACGACGGCGATCCCGACACCGGCGACCACACGCCGGAAAAACCACGCAACGATCCACACCAACGCGCCACCGACGACCACGGCACCGGCAACCACACCTCCGAGTCGGGTCCCGAAAACTCCCGCACCGAGAAACAGGTCACCGGATGCGGCGATCCGGTCGACGGCGCCACCGGCGAATTCCTGCTTCCGGAAACCGATCTCGAACTCCCCGGCGTGCTGCCGCTCGTCCTGGGACGACGACACCGCTCCAACTACCGCTTCGGCCGTTGGTTCGGCCCCTCCTGGTCGGCCACCCTCGACATCCGCATCGTCGTCGAGACCGACACCGTCACATACATCGGCGACGACGGCATCATGCTCGCCTATCCCCACGCCGCGGCCGGTGTCGAGGCACTGCCGATCAACGGCCAATTGCGCTGGCCTCTGGTCCGCACCGAAACCGGTGGCTACCGCGTCACCGATCCCGATCGCGAACTGCACTGGCACTTCGAACCCGAGGCCGCACTCGACGGCCTCGACGTGCGCCTGGGCAACTACGCGCTCAGCGCCATCACCGACCGGCATCGCAACCTGATCCGATTCCACTACGACACCGACGGGTCACCGGTCGAGATCACGCATTCGGGTGGATATCGGGTGCGCGTCGATACCGAAGCGGGCCGCGTCACCGGATTGGCCGTACTGGGCAAACGCAGAGTCGCACAAGCACACTCCGAATCCAGCGGATCGGTTGGCGATGCTCCACCGCTGGGCGGTGCAGCTCGACCCGGCACCGGCGAGCGCCCTGCCGACGGGAATTCGAGCACTGGCGACCGTTCAGCGGACCACGGGAACGAAACCTCCGACAGGCACGGCCCTGTCGTCGCAGGTTCACTGGAATCGACTGGAATCGCCGACGAGAATGCCACCGGTCCCGCTTCTGGGAATGTCGCGCATCGTGTCGACAGCAGCGGTTCCCCGGCCGACGGCGCGATCCGTGACGGCAGCGAGATCGGATATCGGCCCGGCACAATCGCAGCAGACGCAGTCGACGATGGCCTGGACGACGAGATAGTCACGCCGGTACGAACTTTCATCTACGAAGCAGGCCGGCTGGTCGGCGTGACCAACGGCGTAGGCGCTACCACCACCTACACCTACGACGCCGAACACCGCATGACGTCGTGGACCGACTCCAACGCGAACTCCCTCACCAACACCTACGACGAAGCAGGCCGCGTCATCACCCAACGTGGCACCAACGGCATCCTCAACGCCGACTTCGACTACTTCACCTACCCCGACGGCACCGGAACCCGCACCACCGTCACCGACTCCACCGGCGCCGCCACCCACTACGACTTCGACCCCGACCACAAACTCCGAGACGTCATCGACCCGCTCGGCGGTCGCATCCACACCGACTACACATCCGACCGCAAACCGTTGCGCGTCATCGCCCCCGACGGCGGCATCACCTACTACACCTACAACGCCGACGGCGATCTCACGAAAATCAAACGCCCGGACGACAAGTCGATCATCTTCGGCTACGCGGCCCGCAATCGGCCGACCACGATCACCGACGCCGACGACTCGACCCGCCACCAGGAGTGGGACTCGACAGGCAACGTCGCCGCGGTAGTGGACGAGGCCGGACGCCGCACGGAATACACCCACGCCCCGACCGGCGCCATCACCGCGATCACCGAATCAACCGGGGCGACAACCTCATTCGAGGTGGACCGAGCCGGACTCCCCGCAACGGTCACCGACCCCTACGGCGCACCCACCACCATCGACCGCGACCATTTCGGCCGCCCCGTCACCATCACCGACGCCCTCGGCGGCATCACCCGCCACGAATGGTCCCCCGAGGGAAAACCCCTCAAACGCACCGACCCCGACGGCTATTCGGAATCCTGGACCTGGGACGGCGAAGGCAACCTCCTCACCCACACCGACCGAGCAGGCAACCGCACCTTCCACAAATACGGCGCCTTCGACCTCCTCGAATACCGCACAGACCCCGACGGCACCAGCACCCTCTACAACTGGGACACCGAACGCCGCCTCACCACAGTCACCAACCCCCTCGGCGACCACTGGACCTACACCTACGACCCAGCCGGACGCCTGGCCTCCGAAACCGACTACAACGGCGCCACCACCACCTACGAACACAACCCCAACGGATCCCTCGCCACCGTCACCACCCCCACCGGAGTCCGCCGCCACCACACCCACGACCTCCTCGGCCGCCTCACCCAAATCCGCTGCGATACAGGCGAATACCAGCTCTACACGCACGATGCCGTCGGGCGGTTGTTGACCGCGGTATCCGGTGTCGGAAACGACCGCACCCACACCCTCGAATTCACCTACGACACAGCCGGAAACCTGGTTTCCGAGCGCGTCGACGACCGCCCACCGATGCTGTTCGAACACGACGAACACGGACGGCGCACATCCCGCCGCAGCCCGAGCGGGGCGGTGACCGGTTGGGGTTACGACCCCACCGGCCGCGTGACTTCCATGACCATCGACGGTCACCGGGCGACGTTCGCACACGACACACTAGGCCGCCCGACCGGATGGACTCTTGACAATCTGGTGGTCGAGCAAGCACTTTCGCCTGTCGGCCAGGTCCTCAGCCGACAAGTCTCAGCGCGCCCGAACCTGCCCGCCCCAACTCCTCCGCACCCCAACCAGGCCCGCTCGATCCGCCGCGACGACTACACCTGGCGCCCAGACGGCTACCTCACCACCCAAACCACCCACCGCCTCGGCGCATCCCCCCAACACCGCGCATACAACCTGGACCAGATCGGCCGAATCACCACCATCACCGACAATGGCCACGCAACCGAGCACTACACCTACGACGCCCTCTCCAACATCACCAGCACCCTTCCTCAGACGGCCATTGATCACCACCTTCACCCGAACCAGGCGCCCGGCGCATTTACACCCCCGCCCCACCAAGACCTCGACCGCAGACGTGAGTACCGCAATAATCTCCTCATTCGCAATGGTCGAACGCAATACCACTACGACCGAGCCGGTCGGCTGATTCGAAAACAAGTCAACCGACAGTCCAGGAAACCAGACATCTGGCATTTCAGATATGACGCTTTCGATCAGTTGACCGATGTATTCACACCAACCAAACAGTGGTGGCGCTATACGTATGACGCCTTTGGTAGACGGATCTTAAAACAGCAGACACAAATGATGGAAGTATCCTCGAACAAGTTCAATATACTTGGGATTCAAAACATCTCATCGAGCAGCACTCCAGTTACGCCGAGACCGTTCGCTGGTGGTA
Encoded here:
- a CDS encoding DUF6531 domain-containing protein, with the translated sequence MAAADNPLIAQRESSTEWYTGIGVAESVADVHDAISSGSWVDGGLSVVDAGTEVVSMVVDPIGTLASYGVGWLMEHVQPLQDALDWIAGDPDAVTAYAKTWENVSTHINQVADQHNKHVTTDVADWTGSAGDAYRAHATETNTLLTAASNAASTASTAIAMAGGVVSFVRQTVRDLIAQAVGRLAAWAAEEVCTLGVATPLVAAQAGTFVAKVLSTIAKLFRRLSATFKKLTPLLHKLKGSWEDIIKALRRGRGGDLPSTSKPHTTTHPTSHKPDTHGKPTHHDDGADTHTTSHDGDPDTGDHTPEKPRNDPHQRATDDHGTGNHTSESGPENSRTEKQVTGCGDPVDGATGEFLLPETDLELPGVLPLVLGRRHRSNYRFGRWFGPSWSATLDIRIVVETDTVTYIGDDGIMLAYPHAAAGVEALPINGQLRWPLVRTETGGYRVTDPDRELHWHFEPEAALDGLDVRLGNYALSAITDRHRNLIRFHYDTDGSPVEITHSGGYRVRVDTEAGRVTGLAVLGKRRVAQAHSESSGSVGDAPPLGGAARPGTGERPADGNSSTGDRSADHGNETSDRHGPVVAGSLESTGIADENATGPASGNVAHRVDSSGSPADGAIRDGSEIGYRPGTIAADAVDDGLDDEIVTPVRTFIYEAGRLVGVTNGVGATTTYTYDAEHRMTSWTDSNANSLTNTYDEAGRVITQRGTNGILNADFDYFTYPDGTGTRTTVTDSTGAATHYDFDPDHKLRDVIDPLGGRIHTDYTSDRKPLRVIAPDGGITYYTYNADGDLTKIKRPDDKSIIFGYAARNRPTTITDADDSTRHQEWDSTGNVAAVVDEAGRRTEYTHAPTGAITAITESTGATTSFEVDRAGLPATVTDPYGAPTTIDRDHFGRPVTITDALGGITRHEWSPEGKPLKRTDPDGYSESWTWDGEGNLLTHTDRAGNRTFHKYGAFDLLEYRTDPDGTSTLYNWDTERRLTTVTNPLGDHWTYTYDPAGRLASETDYNGATTTYEHNPNGSLATVTTPTGVRRHHTHDLLGRLTQIRCDTGEYQLYTHDAVGRLLTAVSGVGNDRTHTLEFTYDTAGNLVSERVDDRPPMLFEHDEHGRRTSRRSPSGAVTGWGYDPTGRVTSMTIDGHRATFAHDTLGRPTGWTLDNLVVEQALSPVGQVLSRQVSARPNLPAPTPPHPNQARSIRRDDYTWRPDGYLTTQTTHRLGASPQHRAYNLDQIGRITTITDNGHATEHYTYDALSNITSTLPQTAIDHHLHPNQAPGAFTPPPHQDLDRRREYRNNLLIRNGRTQYHYDRAGRLIRKQVNRQSRKPDIWHFRYDAFDQLTDVFTPTKQWWRYTYDAFGRRILKQQTQMMEVSSNKFNILGIQNISSSSTPVTPRPFAGGTDQIHIQDWRSKYTAAENL